In one Nicotiana sylvestris chromosome 8, ASM39365v2, whole genome shotgun sequence genomic region, the following are encoded:
- the LOC138876005 gene encoding uncharacterized protein, translating into MPLTTILEDEIFDVWGIDFMGTFVSSYGNTYILVSVDYVSKWFEVAASPNNEARSVVAFLKKNIFTRFGSPRAIISDGGSHFCNKAFDTLLAKYGVNHKVSTPYHPQSSGQVKISNREIKSILSKIVNANRTNWSKKLDDALWAYRTTYKTPIGMSPYRLLFGKAFHLPVELENKSMWVLRKLNLEWDVAANLQVEQLNELDEF; encoded by the coding sequence atgcctctcaccactattcttgaggaTGAAATATTTGACGTGTGgggcattgacttcatgggaACTTTTGTGAGTTCATATGGCAACACATACATTCTGGTGTccgttgattatgtttccaaatGGTTTGAGGTCGCGGCTTCACCCAACAACGAGGCACGAAGTGTGGTGGCTTTTCTCAAGAAGAATATCTTTACTCGATTTGGCTCTCCTAGAGCAATCATCAGTGATGgaggttctcatttttgcaataaggcatttgacacattgcttgcaaagtatggtgtcaatcacaaggtttcaaCCCCTTACCATCCTCAGTCTAGTGGGCAAGTTAAGATCTCCAATAGGGAGattaagagcatattgtcaaagattgtcaatgcaaataggactaaCTGGTCAAAGAAActggatgatgctttgtgggcttacaggactacttacaagactccgattggtatgtctccgtaccggttgttatttgggaaagctttccatctaccagTTGAGTTAGAGAACAAGTCTATGTGGGTTTTGagaaagttaaatcttgaatgggatgttgcagcaaatctccaagtggagcaactcaatgagcttgatgagttctga